A window of the Dyadobacter pollutisoli genome harbors these coding sequences:
- a CDS encoding OmpA family protein: MPEKDMMKYQSLIIFTIIICLKNDAYCQKAALLMLEGVWTGKLLRPSDPYSKEWQTYVVFHQTDNQVIGTFKAYRGEIFMEAVLDGTVTGDGLNLTTWNIIDGRRPGTSGYYWCMGYHGILKVIEGGQLYAVLKSYNCRDSILILTRLGESTTDVTNAESRHTDEVIPKQDLTIAQMTEEVRVIESELDKTLKWNSDYVAQLEGKEKEYKRRPIVQPSHHEPTKENLSREKPSLTAQPTTGNSNRTPTFIIPEAGKNVVLNHVIFREQKSELQPESFGQLDEVVSQMTINPSLRIRLEGHTDRIGSHVMNLNLSKDRAQAVKSYLVGKGVNALRIVAIGYGDSKPICKPKCNANRRVEFKILED, encoded by the coding sequence TTGCCTGAAAAAGACATGATGAAATACCAATCTCTGATAATTTTCACAATAATAATTTGTTTAAAAAACGACGCCTATTGCCAAAAAGCAGCACTACTGATGCTCGAAGGGGTATGGACTGGTAAATTATTACGCCCTAGCGATCCATACTCAAAAGAATGGCAAACGTATGTTGTATTCCATCAGACAGATAATCAGGTTATTGGGACTTTTAAGGCTTACAGAGGAGAGATTTTTATGGAAGCGGTGTTAGATGGAACAGTTACTGGCGACGGACTAAATCTTACCACCTGGAACATTATCGATGGACGGCGTCCCGGCACCAGCGGCTATTATTGGTGTATGGGCTATCACGGGATTTTAAAAGTCATCGAAGGCGGTCAACTATATGCAGTGTTGAAAAGTTATAACTGCCGAGACAGCATACTAATTTTAACACGTCTGGGAGAATCTACAACTGATGTTACAAACGCCGAATCTAGACACACTGATGAGGTCATACCTAAACAGGACCTTACTATCGCTCAAATGACAGAGGAAGTGAGGGTCATAGAAAGTGAGCTAGACAAAACTTTAAAGTGGAATAGTGACTATGTTGCCCAACTAGAAGGAAAAGAGAAGGAATACAAACGTCGCCCAATTGTACAACCATCACATCATGAGCCAACAAAGGAAAATCTGAGCCGAGAGAAACCATCGCTTACGGCACAGCCCACCACTGGTAATTCAAACCGGACGCCTACATTCATTATCCCGGAAGCGGGTAAAAATGTCGTGTTAAACCATGTGATCTTTAGGGAACAAAAATCTGAATTACAACCGGAATCGTTTGGGCAATTGGACGAGGTTGTCAGTCAGATGACAATAAACCCATCACTGAGAATACGCCTTGAAGGGCACACTGATCGAATTGGAAGTCACGTCATGAATTTGAACCTTTCGAAGGATCGGGCGCAAGCCGTCAAATCGTATTTGGTCGGTAAAGGCGTCAACGCTCTTAGAATAGTCGCAATCGGTTATGGCGATTCAAAGCCGATTTGTAAACCAAAATGTAATGCGAACCGCAGAGTTGAGTTCAAGATTTTGGAAGACTAA
- a CDS encoding carboxypeptidase-like regulatory domain-containing protein, with product MKLITLLSFCLISCCVSAQRIVTGKVIDEFELMAIPGAKIMSRDNQELATTGLNGEFKTEIPAGTDSLLIGSVGMEWASIRVSANCDRLEIIMMYDGTFDFMTLRLVDKRRYKRFKSLDRKHERAFKIGVFTSASPCISYAFQKYWVKSIDSDE from the coding sequence ATGAAACTCATAACACTACTATCATTTTGTCTTATTTCATGTTGTGTAAGTGCTCAGCGAATAGTCACGGGAAAGGTTATCGATGAATTTGAACTGATGGCTATACCAGGAGCCAAGATAATGAGTCGTGACAATCAAGAATTGGCGACAACGGGGTTGAATGGAGAATTTAAAACTGAAATTCCTGCTGGGACTGACAGTCTTCTAATAGGTTCTGTAGGAATGGAATGGGCTTCAATAAGAGTCTCGGCCAACTGCGACAGATTGGAAATCATAATGATGTATGACGGTACCTTTGATTTTATGACACTTCGTCTAGTGGATAAAAGACGCTACAAGAGATTCAAAAGTTTAGATCGCAAACACGAAAGGGCTTTCAAAATAGGCGTTTTTACTTCGGCTAGTCCTTGTATCTCATACGCATTTCAAAAGTACTGGGTGAAATCTATAGATTCAGATGAATAA
- a CDS encoding M48 family metallopeptidase: MTDYIVFGSKRIDFELTFANRKSLGITVTPDLDVRVKAPDGTPIIDIKERLRKRAPWIIRQQSFFLSFHPKNPPRKFVSGETHLFLGRPYRLKIIDSEIEEVKISGKFIEVFTFEKSRAEALLCEWYLQNAKKKFHSIAAPLIKRFKKYEVEPSSIILRNMPTRWGSCTPRGKIILNPELIKAPKGCIEYVIVHELCHLVHPNHTQKFVDLQTREFRDWEKWKGRLERLLA, from the coding sequence GTGACAGACTACATTGTTTTTGGGTCCAAGCGGATCGATTTCGAATTGACATTCGCAAATCGAAAATCGCTGGGTATCACCGTAACTCCCGATCTGGACGTTCGTGTCAAAGCACCCGACGGAACTCCGATTATTGACATTAAGGAACGCTTGCGAAAGCGAGCACCCTGGATTATTAGACAGCAAAGTTTCTTTTTGTCTTTTCATCCCAAAAATCCACCGAGAAAATTTGTCAGCGGCGAGACGCACCTATTTCTGGGACGACCATATCGGCTGAAAATTATTGATAGTGAGATCGAAGAAGTGAAAATCAGTGGCAAATTCATCGAAGTTTTCACTTTTGAAAAATCGAGAGCCGAAGCACTTCTCTGCGAATGGTATCTTCAAAATGCCAAAAAGAAGTTCCACTCTATTGCGGCGCCACTTATCAAGCGTTTCAAGAAATATGAAGTAGAGCCGTCATCGATCATTTTGAGGAACATGCCTACCCGCTGGGGAAGCTGTACGCCCAGGGGTAAGATTATCCTAAATCCGGAATTAATAAAAGCTCCCAAAGGATGTATTGAATATGTAATTGTCCATGAGCTTTGCCATTTGGTCCATCCTAACCACACGCAGAAGTTTGTTGATTTGCAGACGAGGGAGTTTAGGGATTGGGAGAAATGGAAGGGGAGATTGGAGAGGTTGTTGGCGTAG
- a CDS encoding type I restriction endonuclease subunit R — MEVPSFKENHISLIPALQMLQKLGYTYLSPAEVSQLRGGKTTNVLLDDILRKQLKEINAEKRISSTKFTYVSDANIENGIKALRDLPMQDGYIAACEAAYNLITLGKAFEQSFDGEKKSISLQYIDWKNIENNVFHVVDGYSVTRTTSKDHYIPDLVLFVNGIPMCIIECKRPDKKDSLAQAISQHLRSQQDDGIRSLYVYAQVLMSIATQDAVYATNGTKEKFWAKWQEKFQHEEQEVQYRSELQGLKNKPASAEQKAKLFADRFKYVRSYFEELEKEEILPTVQDEYLFGLCRPERLLDIAFNFILFDNGEKKIARYQQFFAIKKTIDRITNTENGKRQGGVIWHTQGSGKSLTMVMLAQAIAMEKSIRNPKIVLVTDRTDLDDQITKTFRKCGKFVENAGTGQRLVELLESKSDAVVTTIINKFSAAVKKIKTPLESPDIFVLVDEGHRTQHGTFNVEMQKTLPNACFIAMTGTPLFKRDKSTAAKFGGIIDTYTVDQAVRDEAVVPLLYEGRVARQEVNAGPIDKYFGMVSEPLNEYQKADFKRKFSRADQLNSAEQKIYAIAWNISEHFRDNWKGTAFKAQLVCDKKLNAIRYKEFLDQIGIVTSEVLISPLDEREGEETAYGDSSDKEQRFWKRMMEEHGNAKTYEKNIINRFKNQSDPEIIIVVDKLLTGFDEPKNTVLYLTRNLQEHKLLQAIARVNRVYDEKDFGYIIDYYGVIKNLDSALSMYSSFQDFDAYDLEGTLTNISEEIKKLPQKHSELWDIFKTVRNKRDAEAYQVLLKDEALRVLFYDKLAKFAKALKLALSSIEFQNQAGEKQINRYKEDLTMFLRLRLSVVARYSDEVDFKKYEGQIQKLIDTHITTENVEAITELVNIFDKEKFQLELEKTSGPARAKADKIASRTAKHISEKMEEDPAFYKKFSDMLRETIADHEAQRIGEAQYLRKVQEIMNNVLSYTDSAIPGELRDKDIAKAFYGVTIEAIGTKVGDEAFKKEIGVEAALKISDLIQDAILDHGKPVVDWFFKSNIIGKLQIEIGDYLIDELRDKHDIDLSFEDMDDIAAKCINIAKTRYK; from the coding sequence ATGGAAGTTCCTAGTTTCAAAGAAAACCACATCAGTCTGATCCCCGCTTTGCAAATGCTGCAAAAGCTGGGTTACACGTATTTGAGCCCAGCGGAGGTCAGTCAGCTACGTGGAGGGAAAACGACAAATGTGCTGCTGGACGATATTCTGCGGAAGCAATTGAAGGAAATCAATGCCGAGAAGCGGATCAGTTCCACGAAGTTCACTTACGTGAGCGATGCCAACATTGAGAACGGGATCAAGGCATTGCGCGACTTGCCTATGCAGGACGGATACATTGCCGCCTGTGAAGCAGCCTATAACCTGATCACGCTTGGAAAAGCATTTGAACAAAGCTTCGACGGCGAGAAAAAAAGCATTTCCCTACAATACATTGATTGGAAGAACATTGAAAACAATGTATTTCACGTTGTCGACGGCTATTCGGTAACCCGCACCACGAGCAAGGACCATTACATTCCTGACCTTGTATTGTTCGTCAACGGAATCCCGATGTGCATTATCGAATGCAAGCGACCAGATAAAAAGGATTCGCTGGCACAGGCGATTAGCCAGCATTTGCGAAGCCAGCAAGATGACGGTATCCGATCATTGTACGTATATGCGCAGGTGTTAATGAGCATTGCGACGCAGGATGCCGTGTACGCGACAAACGGAACGAAGGAGAAATTCTGGGCCAAATGGCAGGAAAAATTCCAGCATGAAGAACAGGAGGTGCAATATCGAAGCGAGTTGCAAGGATTAAAGAATAAGCCAGCAAGTGCCGAGCAAAAGGCAAAATTGTTTGCCGATCGTTTTAAATATGTCCGCTCTTACTTTGAAGAACTGGAAAAGGAAGAGATACTGCCTACCGTCCAGGACGAATACCTTTTCGGCTTATGTAGGCCTGAACGATTGCTGGACATTGCATTCAATTTCATATTGTTTGACAATGGTGAAAAGAAGATCGCCCGCTACCAACAGTTTTTTGCGATCAAGAAAACGATCGACCGGATCACCAACACTGAAAATGGAAAGCGACAAGGCGGGGTGATATGGCATACGCAGGGAAGCGGCAAATCGCTGACAATGGTGATGCTGGCCCAGGCAATCGCCATGGAGAAGTCAATCAGAAATCCCAAAATCGTACTGGTTACGGACAGAACTGACCTGGACGATCAGATTACGAAGACTTTCCGAAAATGCGGCAAATTTGTCGAAAATGCAGGAACAGGTCAGCGGCTGGTGGAGCTTCTGGAAAGCAAGAGCGATGCAGTTGTGACAACGATCATCAACAAGTTTTCGGCGGCGGTAAAGAAAATAAAAACGCCATTGGAAAGTCCGGACATTTTTGTGCTGGTGGATGAAGGTCACCGCACCCAGCACGGTACATTCAATGTGGAAATGCAAAAGACGCTGCCTAATGCATGTTTCATCGCCATGACCGGAACTCCTCTTTTCAAAAGGGATAAAAGCACGGCCGCAAAATTCGGTGGGATTATCGACACTTACACGGTAGACCAAGCCGTGAGGGACGAAGCCGTGGTGCCATTGTTGTATGAAGGCCGCGTGGCGAGGCAAGAAGTGAATGCTGGGCCGATTGACAAGTACTTTGGAATGGTCTCCGAACCACTAAACGAGTATCAGAAAGCGGATTTTAAGAGGAAATTCAGCCGCGCGGATCAACTGAACAGCGCAGAACAGAAAATATATGCTATCGCCTGGAATATCAGTGAGCATTTTCGGGATAACTGGAAAGGCACGGCATTTAAAGCACAACTGGTATGCGATAAGAAATTGAATGCAATCCGCTATAAAGAATTTTTAGATCAAATTGGCATTGTAACAAGCGAGGTTTTGATCTCACCCTTGGACGAAAGAGAGGGTGAGGAAACCGCTTATGGAGATTCATCCGATAAAGAACAACGCTTCTGGAAACGGATGATGGAGGAACACGGGAATGCGAAAACGTATGAAAAGAATATCATTAACCGTTTCAAAAATCAATCGGACCCGGAAATTATCATTGTTGTTGATAAGCTATTGACGGGATTTGATGAGCCGAAAAATACGGTGCTGTATTTGACCAGAAACTTGCAAGAACATAAACTGCTACAAGCGATTGCCAGAGTTAACCGGGTTTATGACGAGAAAGATTTTGGCTATATTATCGATTATTATGGTGTTATCAAAAATCTGGATAGTGCGCTGTCCATGTATTCTTCATTTCAGGATTTTGACGCCTATGATCTGGAAGGAACATTAACTAATATCAGTGAAGAGATTAAGAAGCTTCCGCAAAAGCATTCGGAGCTATGGGATATTTTCAAAACAGTAAGAAACAAGCGTGATGCGGAAGCTTACCAGGTTTTGCTCAAAGATGAGGCTTTGCGGGTACTGTTTTATGATAAGCTCGCCAAATTCGCCAAAGCTCTAAAACTGGCTTTATCTTCTATTGAATTTCAAAATCAGGCCGGTGAGAAGCAAATTAATCGATATAAAGAAGACCTGACGATGTTTCTGCGGTTGAGACTTTCGGTGGTGGCGAGATATAGCGATGAGGTGGATTTCAAAAAGTACGAAGGACAAATTCAGAAGCTGATAGACACCCATATCACAACTGAAAACGTGGAGGCAATCACGGAGTTGGTCAATATTTTCGACAAAGAGAAATTTCAGCTGGAGCTTGAAAAAACATCCGGTCCAGCGAGAGCGAAAGCCGATAAAATTGCCAGCCGGACAGCGAAACACATTTCCGAGAAAATGGAGGAAGATCCGGCTTTTTATAAAAAATTCTCGGATATGCTGCGGGAGACAATTGCCGACCACGAAGCCCAGCGCATTGGAGAGGCGCAATATTTACGCAAAGTTCAGGAAATTATGAACAATGTGTTGTCGTATACAGACAGTGCTATTCCTGGCGAGCTGCGAGATAAAGATATCGCAAAGGCTTTCTATGGAGTAACTATTGAAGCGATAGGAACCAAGGTTGGCGATGAGGCATTCAAAAAAGAAATAGGCGTCGAGGCTGCGTTAAAAATTAGTGATTTGATTCAGGATGCAATATTAGATCACGGTAAGCCGGTTGTAGATTGGTTTTTCAAGTCGAACATCATAGGAAAATTGCAGATCGAAATTGGTGATTACTTAATTGACGAGTTGAGGGACAAACATGACATTGACCTGTCTTTTGAAGACATGGACGACATTGCAGCCAAGTGCATCAACATCGCTAAAACACGCTATAAGTGA